A window of Saccharomyces paradoxus chromosome XI, complete sequence contains these coding sequences:
- the LAS1 gene encoding rRNA-processing protein LAS1 (Protein required for pre-rRNA processing at both ends of ITS2~similar to YKR063C): MIPPRIVPWRDYAELEELKVWFYPRSKGTMEDKRQRAVQRVQSYRLKGSQYLPHVVDSTAQITCAVLLDEKETCSRVHQDSVPIRLSYVMALIRFVNGLLDPTQQSQFAIPLHTLAAKVGLPSWFVDLRHWGTHERDLPGLEMLRWAANEALSWLYNHYWNDEELEDDKDDSDDNDTGYGYGRNDKLERYMESLTKTLDKWKRLRNEFLEHKWVWENASDSLITSSNFSGDDLVNYDAGKKKGSHACSSETMIRENLGQWQELWKLSIYHNAFLEKFFSNYDPLLLKVLMLNLNNFDWKILEWVARNYRTQQEGSNTTTTLKKKFNVWKELQKRLLDVLINNLNNKNVKNKWQNWEKLIDENASYLILYFCQSMLAKLETEKVGGNSWRNKKRKRQVDSTMEIETKLKENIENLSLRFNEGEIKLYDLIPAEKDPLPMGKEASPTLKADTNDILGDLASLKRRMSSSGRVSKKNKEEEDEDTLIKNWSRAQNWESKPFGVL; the protein is encoded by the coding sequence ATGATACCGCCACGAATTGTTCCATGGAGAGATTATGCTGAACTAGAGGAACTAAAAGTTTGGTTTTACCCAAGAAGCAAAGGCACTATGGAAGATAAGCGACAGCGCGCTGTCCAAAGAGTACAGAGCTACCGTCTTAAAGGTTCACAATATTTACCTCATGTAGTGGACTCTACGGCGCAAATAACATGTGCTGTACTGCTagacgaaaaagaaacgtgTTCGAGAGTGCATCAGGATTCTGTTCCTATCCGGTTATCGTATGTAATGGCTTTGATTCGGTTTGTCAATGGTTTATTGGATCCAACGCAACAGTCTCAATTTGCTATTCCCCTACACACATTAGCTGCCAAGGTTGGACTACCGTCCTGGTTTGTGGACTTGAGACACTGGGGTACGCATGAGAGAGATTTGCCTGGATTAGAAATGCTTCGTTGGGCTGCCAATGAAGCGCTGTCTTGGCTATATAACCACTACTGGAATGATGAGGAATTAGAAGATGACAAGGATGATTCAGATGATAACGATACTGGCTACGGGTACGGAAGAAATGACAAACTGGAGAGGTATATGGAGTCACTAACTAAAACACTTGATAAGTGGAAGCGACTTAGAAATGAGTTTCTAGAACACAAGTGGGTGTGGGAGAATGCAAGCGATAGTTTAATCACAAGTAGTAACTTTTCTGGGGATGATTTGGTGAATTACGAtgctggaaaaaaaaagggatcACACGCATGTTCATCAGAAACTATGATCAGAGAAAATTTGGGTCAATGGCAAGAACTTTGGAAATTATCCATTTATCACAATGCATTCCTcgagaaatttttcagcaatTATGACCCCCTTTTGCTCAAAGTGTTAATGCTCaatttgaacaattttgaCTGGAAGATACTTGAGTGGGTAGCTAGGAATTACAGAACCCAACAAGAGGGTAGCAACACAACAACAaccttgaaaaagaaatttaacGTCTGGAAAGAACTGCAGAAAAGACTGCTAGATgttttaataaataatcTTAACAACAAAAACGTTAAAAACAAGTGGCAAAATTGGGAGAAACTCATCGATGAAAATGCGTCATACCtgatattatatttttgcCAATCTATGCTAGCTAAACTAGAGACTGAAAAGGTTGGGGGGAATTCATggagaaacaaaaaacGCAAGAGACAAGTTGATAGCACAATGGAAATCGAGACGAAACTGaaggaaaacatagaaAATTTATCACTGAGGTTTAATGAAGGTGAAATAAAGCTTTATGATCTTATTCCTGCAGAGAAAGATCCCCTTCCAATGGGGAAGGAAGCCAGTCCCACTTTGAAGGCTGATACCAATGATATACTAGGCGATTTGGCGTCTTTGAAACGGAGAATGAGCAGTTCCGGTAGAGtgagtaaaaaaaataaggaagAGGAGGACGAAGATACGcttataaaaaattggtcaAGGGCACAAAATTGGGAGTCTAAACCCTTCGGTGTCTTGTAA